One window of the Rhizorhabdus dicambivorans genome contains the following:
- a CDS encoding SDR family NAD(P)-dependent oxidoreductase — MSQGKLAGRIALITGSSRGIGAGIALRLAADGATVMLHARADPREADAVAKVIRDGGGTASVVLGDLSTAEAPIDIVRATVATHGGIDILVNNAAVSQYGLVRDFAVERLDFELALNLRAVLLATSEFARQTTSPHGRVINISSAAGKHPAHGRSVYSATKGAMEAFTRSAAQELGERGITANAVAPGTTVTELFEENERKDPRDWRALFARWTALGRVGQPADIADIVAFVASDDARWLTGNTLSADGGLVTTGVNIARNSMKEDS; from the coding sequence ATGAGCCAGGGTAAGCTGGCCGGCAGGATCGCCCTCATCACCGGATCGTCGCGCGGCATCGGTGCCGGGATCGCGCTGCGCCTAGCTGCCGATGGGGCCACTGTGATGCTGCACGCCCGCGCCGACCCGCGCGAGGCCGATGCGGTGGCCAAGGTCATCCGGGATGGGGGCGGCACGGCCTCGGTGGTGCTGGGCGATCTTTCAACCGCCGAGGCGCCGATCGACATCGTTCGTGCCACCGTGGCGACGCATGGCGGGATCGATATCCTGGTCAACAATGCAGCGGTTTCCCAATATGGGCTGGTGCGGGATTTCGCCGTGGAAAGGCTCGATTTCGAGCTGGCCTTGAACCTGCGCGCCGTTTTGCTCGCGACCTCCGAATTCGCACGGCAGACAACCAGTCCCCACGGCCGGGTGATCAACATCTCCTCGGCGGCGGGCAAGCATCCCGCCCATGGCCGTTCGGTCTATTCGGCGACAAAGGGGGCGATGGAGGCCTTCACCCGATCGGCGGCGCAGGAGCTGGGCGAGCGCGGTATCACCGCCAACGCTGTCGCACCCGGCACCACGGTGACGGAGCTCTTCGAGGAGAATGAGCGCAAGGACCCGCGCGACTGGCGCGCGCTGTTTGCGCGCTGGACTGCGCTTGGGCGGGTCGGCCAGCCCGCCGACATCGCCGACATCGTCGCTTTCGTTGCCAGCGACGATGCCCGCTGGCTGACCGGCAACACGCTGTCCGCCGATGGTGGACTCGTCACCACGGGCGTCAACATCGCCCGCAACTCGATGAAGGAAGACAGTTGA
- a CDS encoding cupin domain-containing protein → MRRVITGVDADGKSAVLYDGPPQSIHHVTNTKVGQLQMHHAAAFPTEVPEGHCVAVDIWETSGLPRMTDADPMGEPRPFAIEPDGQGLRVRYQQWGANVDSSAMHATDTLDVNIIIEGEVLLLLEEGRTVTLRKGDAVVLPGNEHGWRAGPQGVTMINIMQKLG, encoded by the coding sequence ATGCGCAGAGTGATCACTGGCGTCGACGCGGACGGCAAATCGGCGGTCCTCTATGACGGGCCGCCCCAGTCGATCCACCATGTCACCAACACCAAGGTCGGGCAGTTGCAGATGCACCATGCAGCCGCTTTCCCGACCGAAGTGCCCGAGGGCCATTGCGTCGCGGTCGACATTTGGGAAACGAGCGGCCTTCCGCGCATGACCGATGCCGACCCGATGGGCGAGCCGAGGCCATTTGCCATCGAGCCCGATGGCCAGGGCCTGCGCGTCCGCTACCAGCAATGGGGTGCCAACGTCGATTCCTCCGCAATGCATGCCACCGACACGCTGGACGTGAATATCATCATAGAGGGCGAGGTGCTGCTGCTGCTGGAAGAAGGCCGTACCGTCACCCTGCGTAAGGGGGACGCGGTGGTCCTGCCCGGCAACGAACATGGCTGGAGAGCCGGGCCGCAAGGCGTGACGATGATCAACATCATGCAAAAACTGGGCTGA
- a CDS encoding membrane-bound PQQ-dependent dehydrogenase, glucose/quinate/shikimate family, whose protein sequence is MGENGKPHSAIARRIYAAVLALTALPLLAGGAYLLSLGGSAYYVLAGTATLAAGLWLWRGRTEGALAYALLLFVTLAWALWEAGFDGWALMPRLVAPAVLGIPLLFPAIRRGIASPNPIVIRLARPGALAAGAAVALLAGIGLAQVRTPDPADPIYQTGMFRGAIPAASTDTETDGDWLHYGRDPGGSRYSRLAQITPANVARLKPAWTFRVGDTNGLEVTPIKVADALYLCTAYNDVIALDAETGQQRWRFNANIVKANVPYNVCRGVAYYRAPGLVGDCAERILTNTTDARLIALDAHSGRLCANFGDKGQVSLLTGLSKSPVGYYAVTSAPTMVGGKVVLGGWVSDGQYWGEPAGVVRAFDAVTGELSWAWDVGRPDRQTLPPPGETYTPSTPNAWAPFSTDESLGLVYVPTGNPAIDYFGGRRRPFDEKFGSSVVAIEAATGRTRWVFQTAHHDLWDWDVASQPTLVDIAYPSGVRHALIQPTKRGEIFVLDRATGQPLSPVREQPVPQAGAVPEERLSPTQPFSIGMPSYRGPDFTERFMWGITPLDQLWCRIRFRESRYEGTATPPGLQPTLAYPGFNGGVDWGSISVDPERQLLFVNSNRVANYDRLLTRAEADARAKQFVAREVGGPVRQGNTPYAAHIQIFRTPLGIPCNQPPYGMISAVDLRSGKLVWAQRFGNGRAAGPWGIRSMLPIPVGTPNNGGSLATRSGLLFIGATHDGDFRAFDTSSGKTLWHVRLPAGGQATPMTYVSPKSGRQFVVIAAGGHPALKSVLGDYIIGYALPKSDGKP, encoded by the coding sequence ATGGGCGAGAACGGCAAGCCGCATTCCGCGATCGCGCGGCGCATCTATGCAGCGGTACTGGCGCTGACAGCGCTGCCATTGCTGGCGGGCGGCGCCTATCTGCTCTCGCTCGGGGGATCAGCTTATTATGTCCTGGCGGGCACCGCGACACTGGCTGCAGGCCTCTGGCTGTGGCGAGGCCGCACCGAAGGGGCCCTTGCCTATGCGCTGCTGCTGTTCGTTACCCTCGCCTGGGCCCTGTGGGAGGCCGGTTTCGACGGCTGGGCGCTGATGCCCCGACTGGTCGCTCCGGCGGTGCTCGGCATCCCCCTGCTCTTTCCGGCAATCCGGCGCGGCATCGCCAGCCCCAACCCCATCGTCATCCGACTGGCGCGCCCCGGCGCGCTGGCGGCCGGTGCCGCGGTGGCGCTGCTCGCGGGCATCGGCCTTGCCCAGGTCCGCACGCCCGATCCGGCCGATCCGATCTATCAGACCGGAATGTTCCGCGGCGCCATCCCGGCTGCCTCCACCGATACCGAGACCGATGGCGACTGGCTGCATTATGGCCGCGATCCGGGCGGTAGCCGCTACAGCCGGCTTGCCCAGATCACCCCCGCCAACGTCGCCAGGCTCAAACCCGCCTGGACCTTCCGGGTCGGCGACACCAACGGGCTGGAGGTGACCCCGATCAAGGTCGCCGACGCGCTTTATCTCTGCACCGCCTATAACGACGTAATAGCGCTGGATGCCGAGACCGGCCAGCAGCGCTGGCGCTTCAATGCCAACATCGTGAAGGCCAACGTCCCCTATAATGTCTGTCGCGGCGTCGCTTACTACCGCGCGCCCGGCCTCGTCGGGGACTGCGCCGAACGCATACTGACCAACACCACGGACGCTCGGCTGATCGCACTCGACGCGCACAGCGGCCGCCTCTGCGCCAACTTCGGCGACAAAGGCCAGGTCTCGTTGCTCACCGGGCTAAGCAAATCTCCGGTCGGCTATTATGCCGTCACCTCCGCGCCCACGATGGTGGGTGGCAAGGTGGTGCTCGGCGGCTGGGTCAGCGACGGCCAATATTGGGGCGAGCCGGCCGGCGTGGTGCGCGCCTTTGATGCGGTGACCGGCGAGCTCAGCTGGGCGTGGGATGTCGGCCGTCCCGACCGCCAGACCCTGCCGCCGCCTGGAGAAACCTATACCCCATCCACCCCCAATGCCTGGGCGCCGTTCAGCACGGACGAAAGCCTGGGCCTCGTCTATGTGCCGACCGGCAATCCCGCGATCGACTATTTCGGTGGGCGCCGTCGCCCATTCGACGAGAAATTCGGTTCTTCGGTGGTTGCTATCGAGGCGGCGACCGGCAGGACCCGCTGGGTATTCCAGACCGCGCACCATGATCTGTGGGACTGGGACGTCGCCTCGCAGCCGACCCTGGTCGACATCGCCTATCCGTCGGGCGTGCGTCACGCGCTGATCCAGCCGACCAAGCGCGGCGAGATCTTCGTGCTCGACCGTGCTACCGGCCAGCCGCTCAGCCCGGTCAGGGAACAGCCGGTGCCGCAGGCGGGCGCGGTGCCCGAGGAGCGGCTATCGCCGACCCAGCCTTTCTCGATCGGCATGCCCTCCTATCGCGGGCCCGATTTCACCGAGCGCTTCATGTGGGGCATCACCCCGCTCGACCAGCTATGGTGCCGCATTCGCTTCAGGGAATCGCGCTATGAGGGCACCGCGACTCCGCCGGGATTGCAGCCGACGCTCGCCTATCCGGGTTTCAACGGGGGCGTCGACTGGGGCAGCATTTCGGTCGATCCCGAGCGGCAGTTGCTGTTCGTCAATTCTAACCGTGTCGCCAATTACGATCGGCTGCTGACCCGCGCCGAGGCAGACGCCCGCGCCAAGCAGTTCGTCGCGCGTGAGGTGGGCGGGCCAGTGCGCCAAGGGAACACGCCCTATGCCGCGCATATACAGATCTTCCGCACGCCGCTGGGTATTCCCTGCAACCAGCCGCCTTACGGGATGATCTCGGCGGTTGACCTGCGCTCGGGCAAGCTGGTTTGGGCGCAGCGCTTCGGCAATGGTCGCGCGGCGGGCCCTTGGGGCATCCGCTCGATGCTGCCGATTCCGGTCGGCACGCCGAACAACGGCGGATCGCTGGCGACCCGCAGCGGCCTGCTGTTCATCGGCGCGACCCATGACGGCGATTTCCGCGCCTTCGACACCAGCAGCGGCAAGACGCTGTGGCACGTCCGCCTGCCGGCGGGCGGCCAAGCGACGCCCATGACCTATGTCTCGCCAAAGAGCGGCCGCCAGTTCGTGGTCATCGCGGCGGGCGGGCACCCGGCGCTGAAATCGGTGCTGGGCGACTACATCATCGGCTACGCACTGCCGAAATCGGATGGGAAGCCGTGA
- a CDS encoding aldo/keto reductase: MTLGRFRTLGHSGLVVSPMALGAMTFGRERWGTDSDVSRAVFDAYIDAGGNFIDTAETYSEGRSEELVGRFVAERKLRDDVVIATKFGWRAGSSPISGGNGAKNIARAVEGSLRRLGTDYIDLYWLHVWDTVTPAAEVLDALARLVAAGKILHFGLSNVPAWYVAEMAMLAQQHGRPGPIALQLGYSLTTREIEQEHVPAARRFGLGVVPWSPLDGGFLTGKYGRDQVAATEGRLNGPNPLGDSKFTDRNWGILDSLRAVAEEAGVSMAQTALAWVAARPAVGSVLIGASSIDQLHQNLEALDVRLSPEQLARLDRASAPPPAYPYFIFGDVISQRVFGTEVAGWK, encoded by the coding sequence ATGACGCTCGGCAGATTCCGCACGCTCGGCCATTCGGGCCTGGTGGTCAGCCCGATGGCGCTGGGGGCGATGACATTCGGGCGGGAGCGGTGGGGCACCGACAGCGACGTGTCGCGCGCGGTGTTCGATGCCTATATCGATGCTGGCGGCAACTTCATCGACACCGCCGAAACCTATTCGGAGGGCCGCAGCGAGGAGCTTGTCGGCCGCTTCGTGGCCGAGCGGAAACTGCGCGACGACGTGGTGATCGCCACCAAATTCGGATGGCGGGCTGGCAGCAGCCCCATCAGCGGCGGCAATGGAGCAAAGAACATCGCCCGTGCCGTTGAGGGCTCGCTCCGTCGCCTCGGCACCGACTATATCGATCTATATTGGCTGCATGTGTGGGACACCGTCACGCCGGCCGCCGAAGTGCTCGACGCGCTGGCACGGCTGGTCGCGGCGGGGAAGATACTTCATTTCGGCCTGTCGAATGTGCCGGCGTGGTATGTCGCGGAAATGGCGATGCTGGCGCAGCAGCACGGCCGGCCGGGGCCGATCGCCCTGCAGCTCGGCTATTCGCTCACCACGCGAGAAATCGAGCAAGAGCATGTCCCTGCTGCCCGTCGTTTCGGGCTCGGCGTGGTGCCGTGGAGCCCGCTGGATGGCGGCTTCCTCACCGGCAAATATGGCCGCGATCAGGTCGCCGCCACGGAAGGCCGGCTGAATGGCCCGAATCCCCTCGGTGACAGCAAGTTCACCGATCGGAATTGGGGCATATTGGACAGCTTGCGCGCGGTGGCAGAGGAAGCGGGCGTGTCGATGGCGCAGACGGCGCTTGCATGGGTCGCGGCCCGGCCTGCCGTGGGATCGGTCCTGATCGGCGCCAGCAGCATCGATCAACTCCACCAGAATCTTGAAGCACTCGATGTACGGCTCAGCCCCGAACAGCTGGCCCGGCTCGATCGGGCGAGCGCGCCGCCGCCCGCCTATCCCTACTTCATCTTCGGAGACGTGATCAGCCAGCGCGTGTTCGGCACCGAGGTCGCCGGCTGGAAGTAA
- a CDS encoding nucleoside/nucleotide kinase family protein, which translates to MSSEPGTALTATEAALCEALNRNPVRPFVLGICGAQGSGKSTLSEALAQRMRAAGVNTAVLSIDDLYKTRAARAALAQDVHPLFAIRGVPGTHDVGIGLDIVAALEEGRVAKLPRFDKAQDDRAPEATWIEAPGDTALLILEGWCVGALPETDVALAEPVNHLEREEDGEGRWRRAANAALAGDYQALFGRIDLLVLLAAPGFEAVRDWRVEQEHGLARTAAVGAKGVMSDAEVERFIRFYERLTRHILTEMPRRADLVIRLGKDRTPLEIATGGGR; encoded by the coding sequence GTGTCGTCTGAGCCCGGTACCGCGCTGACCGCGACCGAGGCGGCGCTGTGCGAAGCATTGAATCGGAATCCGGTGCGTCCTTTCGTGCTGGGCATCTGCGGTGCGCAGGGCAGCGGCAAATCCACTTTGTCCGAGGCCTTGGCCCAGCGGATGCGCGCCGCCGGTGTGAACACGGCGGTGCTTTCGATCGACGACCTCTACAAGACCAGGGCCGCTCGCGCGGCACTCGCGCAAGATGTGCACCCGCTGTTCGCCATACGCGGGGTGCCGGGCACTCATGATGTGGGAATAGGTCTGGATATCGTCGCGGCGCTGGAAGAGGGGCGGGTGGCGAAGCTGCCCCGCTTCGACAAGGCGCAGGACGATCGCGCGCCCGAGGCGACCTGGATCGAGGCGCCGGGCGATACCGCGCTGCTGATCCTCGAAGGCTGGTGCGTCGGCGCACTGCCCGAGACGGACGTAGCGCTCGCGGAGCCGGTGAACCATCTCGAACGCGAGGAGGATGGTGAAGGGCGTTGGCGCCGCGCCGCCAATGCCGCGCTGGCGGGCGACTATCAGGCGCTGTTCGGCCGGATCGACCTGCTGGTGCTGCTCGCCGCACCTGGCTTCGAGGCGGTACGCGACTGGCGGGTCGAGCAGGAGCATGGCCTCGCGCGCACCGCCGCCGTCGGTGCGAAAGGCGTGATGAGCGATGCCGAGGTCGAACGCTTCATCCGCTTCTACGAGCGGCTGACCCGTCACATATTGACCGAGATGCCCCGCCGGGCGGACCTCGTGATCCGCCTGGGCAAGGATCGCACGCCGCTGGAGATCGCGACAGGAGGTGGACGATGA
- a CDS encoding 2-hydroxyacid dehydrogenase, with protein sequence MARILLTRRWPASVEAELSARHEVHLNETDVPMSQAALAQAMRDFDVVCPTVSDRIDAAVIGEAGRARVLANYGAGIDHIDLAAARAAGITVTNTPNVLTDATAELAVLLMLMVARRAGEGERELRAGGWAGWRPTHLIGRSMKGRTLGLIGYGRIARETARRAQAALGVELAYHSRRPATDDDLGARYVASAADLVAQVDIVSLHCPGGAETRHLIDAEMLARMKPDAVLINTARGSVVDEAALAAALVERRIGGAGLDVYEREPAVHPALLAAPNVVLLPHLGSATLETRKAMGQQAMLNLEALLEGREPPNRVV encoded by the coding sequence TTGGCGAGGATATTGCTCACACGGCGCTGGCCCGCTTCGGTAGAGGCTGAACTGTCGGCCCGGCACGAAGTGCATCTCAACGAGACCGATGTTCCTATGTCGCAGGCCGCACTGGCCCAGGCGATGCGGGATTTCGACGTGGTCTGCCCGACCGTATCGGACCGGATCGACGCGGCTGTGATCGGCGAGGCAGGCCGGGCCAGAGTCCTCGCCAATTATGGCGCGGGGATCGATCATATTGATCTGGCGGCCGCGCGGGCGGCGGGCATCACCGTCACCAACACACCCAATGTGTTGACCGACGCCACCGCCGAATTGGCGGTGCTGCTGATGCTGATGGTCGCGCGCCGGGCCGGCGAGGGCGAGCGCGAACTGCGCGCTGGCGGCTGGGCCGGCTGGCGGCCGACCCACCTGATCGGCCGATCGATGAAGGGACGGACGCTCGGTCTGATCGGCTATGGCCGCATCGCCCGCGAGACTGCCCGCCGCGCCCAGGCCGCGCTTGGCGTCGAGCTTGCATACCATAGCCGTCGTCCCGCGACAGACGACGATCTCGGCGCGCGCTATGTGGCGTCGGCGGCCGATCTGGTCGCACAGGTCGATATCGTCTCGCTGCATTGCCCTGGCGGTGCCGAGACGCGCCATCTGATCGACGCGGAGATGCTGGCGCGGATGAAGCCCGACGCGGTGCTGATAAACACCGCGCGCGGATCGGTGGTCGACGAGGCGGCGCTGGCGGCGGCGCTCGTCGAAAGGCGGATTGGCGGCGCGGGGCTCGACGTCTATGAGCGTGAGCCGGCGGTCCATCCCGCATTGCTCGCTGCGCCGAACGTCGTGCTGTTGCCGCATCTCGGCAGCGCCACGCTGGAGACGCGCAAGGCGATGGGGCAGCAGGCGATGCTCAACCTCGAAGCACTGCTCGAGGGCCGAGAACCCCCCAACCGTGTCGTCTGA
- a CDS encoding NAD-dependent epimerase/dehydratase family protein, protein MKILVIGATGYVGSHVAKAFAARGHEVAGLARNADTSERLAAAALAAREGRIDDAASLAAAVEGHDVVAMAAMVPFEDELAIMTSMVRACQQGGVRHLLFTSGTGVLSIEAKDGAWSQYTFAEDDPYTFPARHNREVRIQTEAVVREGSTDTLSTYVIRPPLIYGNAGSIQIPQIFESARKTGSACYLGHGLNLYSAVHVEDLAEAYCLAVEKGTPGALYHTVCGEVNFRAIAEAVATVVGCGTRSLDYEEACALWGNIWVDLALAVNSRSIAKRAVEELGWQPRHIDVIEDIRSGSYRASFESGLKAFTWASHG, encoded by the coding sequence ATGAAAATCCTGGTGATCGGCGCGACGGGCTATGTCGGCTCTCATGTCGCCAAGGCCTTTGCGGCGCGTGGCCATGAGGTCGCCGGCCTCGCGCGCAATGCCGATACCAGCGAGCGGCTGGCCGCCGCTGCTCTTGCGGCGCGCGAGGGACGGATCGACGATGCCGCGTCGCTGGCCGCAGCGGTGGAAGGCCATGACGTGGTGGCGATGGCGGCCATGGTACCGTTCGAGGACGAACTGGCAATCATGACCAGCATGGTCCGCGCCTGCCAGCAGGGCGGGGTGCGGCACCTGCTGTTCACCTCGGGCACCGGCGTGCTCTCGATCGAGGCCAAGGACGGCGCATGGAGCCAGTACACCTTCGCCGAAGACGATCCCTATACTTTCCCGGCGCGGCACAATCGCGAGGTGCGGATACAGACCGAGGCGGTGGTGCGCGAAGGATCTACCGACACGCTCAGCACCTATGTCATCCGTCCCCCGCTGATCTACGGCAACGCCGGCAGCATCCAAATCCCGCAGATATTCGAATCCGCGCGCAAGACCGGATCTGCCTGCTATCTGGGCCATGGCCTCAATCTCTATTCGGCGGTCCATGTCGAGGATCTCGCCGAGGCCTATTGCCTCGCGGTCGAGAAGGGGACGCCGGGCGCGCTCTACCATACCGTCTGCGGCGAGGTGAACTTCCGTGCGATCGCCGAAGCGGTGGCGACTGTCGTCGGTTGCGGCACCAGAAGCCTGGATTATGAAGAGGCCTGCGCGCTGTGGGGCAATATCTGGGTCGATCTGGCGCTGGCGGTGAACAGCCGGTCGATCGCGAAGCGGGCAGTTGAGGAACTGGGCTGGCAGCCGCGTCACATCGACGTAATCGAGGATATCCGAAGCGGCTCCTATCGCGCGAGTTTCGAGTCCGGGCTGAAAGCCTTCACCTGGGCAAGCCACGGCTGA
- a CDS encoding helix-turn-helix domain-containing protein: MRVLAEHRSDDATVSLVDYEWPQTFIFQDHYNSVHYRLMPVNLGLRGTVGGQAERDLGNMSLLPAGSLLKVSDHGADHRARALRCLFAPAWIERLLGQPLGELIPDSDRYLGLRNGNARNCLHRIALELLEPGFASGALIESLMQSAVLEILRDVQDQYLPARATEAVASAKFSHSQMHRIVTMIEDSRQGPPSVAALAAELGFSISHFRRLFRATTGQSVHEFVSALTVEQAKSLLANSRLSMKEITYRLGFTSPSSFSVAFRRTVGCSPSQFRSRARS, encoded by the coding sequence GTGAGGGTCCTCGCGGAGCATCGCTCCGACGACGCGACCGTCAGCCTCGTCGATTATGAATGGCCGCAGACCTTCATCTTCCAGGATCATTACAACAGCGTCCATTACCGGCTGATGCCGGTGAACCTGGGCCTGCGCGGCACCGTCGGGGGGCAGGCCGAGCGCGACCTGGGCAATATGTCGCTTCTGCCCGCCGGATCGTTGCTGAAGGTATCTGATCACGGAGCGGATCATCGGGCACGGGCGCTGCGGTGTCTGTTCGCACCCGCCTGGATCGAGCGGCTGCTGGGCCAGCCGCTCGGCGAGCTTATCCCCGACAGCGACCGCTACCTGGGCCTGCGCAACGGCAATGCTCGCAACTGCCTGCATCGCATCGCACTGGAACTGCTGGAGCCCGGCTTTGCCTCTGGCGCGCTGATCGAGTCGCTGATGCAGAGCGCGGTGCTGGAAATATTGCGTGACGTGCAGGATCAGTATCTGCCGGCCCGCGCCACCGAGGCCGTCGCCTCCGCCAAATTCTCCCATTCGCAGATGCACCGCATCGTGACTATGATCGAGGACAGCCGCCAGGGACCACCCAGCGTTGCGGCGCTGGCGGCCGAGCTGGGCTTCAGCATCTCGCATTTCCGCCGCCTGTTCCGGGCGACCACGGGGCAATCTGTGCACGAATTCGTGTCGGCGCTGACCGTCGAACAGGCCAAGAGCCTGCTCGCCAACAGCCGCCTGTCGATGAAGGAAATCACCTATCGGCTGGGCTTCACCTCACCGAGCAGTTTCTCGGTGGCGTTCCGCCGCACGGTCGGCTGTTCGCCCAGTCAGTTCCGCAGCAGGGCCCGCTCCTGA
- a CDS encoding epoxide hydrolase family protein, whose protein sequence is MREAEAITPFRISISEAALDDLRERLARTRWPESETVDGWTQGAPLEQVRALCDYWRTGYDWRRCEAQLNGYDQFRTVIDGLGIHFLHIRSPEPDALPLIMTHGWPGSVIEFLKVIGPLTDPVAHGGRPDQAFHLVLPSLPGYGFSDRPDRAGWTVERIAAAWIELMRRLGYDRYVAQGGDWGAGVTAVIGRLAPPACAAIHLNVALTEPTGALLENLTPAEEAAIADRDAFYHRGSGYAAIQGTRPQTIGYALADSPAAQAAWIYEKFQAWTDCNGAPETILTRDEMLDDISLYWLTGTGASSARLYWESMTTAFVPQPIAMPIGISIFPRELFRSSRRWADALYPNIIHWNELPRGGHFAAFEQPGLFVDELRACFLSIR, encoded by the coding sequence ATGAGGGAGGCCGAGGCAATCACTCCGTTTCGCATTTCCATCAGCGAGGCGGCGCTGGACGACTTGCGCGAGCGGCTAGCCCGCACGCGCTGGCCGGAGAGCGAGACCGTCGACGGCTGGACCCAGGGCGCCCCGCTGGAGCAGGTCCGCGCGCTGTGCGACTACTGGCGCACCGGCTATGATTGGCGCCGCTGCGAGGCCCAGCTGAACGGCTATGACCAGTTTCGGACGGTGATCGACGGGCTGGGCATCCACTTCCTGCATATCCGTTCACCCGAACCCGATGCGCTGCCCCTGATCATGACCCATGGCTGGCCCGGATCAGTGATCGAGTTCCTGAAGGTGATTGGCCCGCTGACCGATCCGGTAGCCCATGGCGGAAGGCCGGATCAGGCTTTCCACCTCGTCCTGCCGTCATTGCCCGGCTACGGCTTCTCCGACCGGCCCGATCGGGCCGGCTGGACGGTTGAGCGGATCGCGGCCGCCTGGATCGAGTTGATGCGGCGACTGGGCTATGACCGTTATGTCGCACAGGGCGGTGACTGGGGCGCGGGCGTCACCGCCGTGATCGGTCGGCTGGCCCCACCCGCCTGCGCCGCAATTCACCTCAATGTCGCGCTGACCGAACCGACCGGCGCGCTGCTTGAGAACCTCACCCCTGCCGAAGAGGCTGCGATCGCCGATCGGGACGCATTCTATCATCGGGGTTCGGGCTATGCGGCGATCCAGGGCACCCGCCCGCAGACGATCGGCTATGCGCTGGCCGATTCTCCTGCCGCGCAAGCCGCCTGGATCTACGAGAAGTTCCAGGCCTGGACCGACTGCAACGGCGCTCCGGAAACCATCCTGACCCGGGATGAAATGCTCGACGACATCAGCCTCTACTGGCTCACCGGCACAGGCGCATCCTCGGCGCGGCTCTATTGGGAGAGCATGACCACCGCCTTCGTGCCGCAGCCGATCGCGATGCCCATAGGGATCAGCATCTTCCCGCGCGAGCTGTTCCGCTCCTCGCGGCGCTGGGCGGACGCGCTCTATCCGAACATCATCCACTGGAACGAGCTGCCGCGCGGCGGCCACTTCGCCGCTTTCGAACAGCCGGGACTGTTCGTCGACGAGCTGCGCGCCTGTTTCTTGTCGATCCGATAG